One Ananas comosus cultivar F153 linkage group 1, ASM154086v1, whole genome shotgun sequence DNA window includes the following coding sequences:
- the LOC109720173 gene encoding nascent polypeptide-associated complex subunit beta-like encodes MNVEKLKKMAGAVRTGGKGSMRRKKKAVHKATTTDDKRLQSTLKRVGVNAIPAIEEVNIFKDDLVIQFLNPKVQASIAANTWVVSGSPQTRKLQDLLPGIFNQLGPDNLDNLRRIAEQFQKQAPAAGADNNDNTAQEDDDDVPELVAGETFEAAAEEAKA; translated from the exons ATGAATGTCGAAAAGCTCAAGAAGATGGCCGGTGCTGTTCGCACTGGTGGAAAAGGCAGTATGCGCAG GAAGAAGAAGGCTGTTCATAAGGCAACGACAACTGATGACAAACGGTTGCAAAGCACTTTGAAAAGAGTAGGAGTGAACGCCATACCAGCTATTGAAGAAGTTAACATTTTTAAAGATGATCTTGTTATCCAATTTCTTAATCCTAAAG TGCAAGCTTCCATTGCAGCCAACACATGGGTGGTTAGCGGTTCTCCACAGACAAGAA AACTACAAGATCTGCTCCCTGGGATCTTTAACCAGCTGG GTCCTGACAACTTGGACAATCTGAGGAGGATCGCCGAGCAGTTCCAGAAGCAGGCTCCTGCTGCCGGTGCCGACAACAATGACAACACCGCtcaagaagatgatgatgatgtacCGGAACTAGTTGCAGGAGAGACATTCGAAGCTGCAGCTGAAGAGGCCAAAGCATAA